Below is a window of Sulfurisphaera ohwakuensis DNA.
CTAAATGTTGTTCTTTTGGAGCTCCCTCGATATCAGATGTAAAAAGCACTGTACCATCTTTGTCGTTTATACCCAGCTGAATAACATAACCAAGTCTTTCATCTGCTCCATGAGGTACAGCTTTTGAAAAAATTAATTTTGTTGAACCGAAAATAAATTCTTTTCCATCTGCTACTTCTATTTTACTAGGAATATCTTTCAATGCTCTAAGAAACTTAGGTGCTCTTCTATATTTCTGACTATTATTTATGTTGTTTGTTGGATCTTTAATAAAGACCATTTTATTACTGTATATCTCAATTGGAATAACATAACCTGGATCGTGGTGATCATAATGATAGTGTGTTATGACTATAATGTCTACATCCTTAGATATTTCATAGATTTTTTTTGCTAATTCAGTCAACTTGTTTACTTCTAATTGGTGAGGAGGAAGTCCATATCTTCTTGGAGCTAAAGATACTGCGGGATCAATTAGAATTCTAACATCCTTAGTTTCAACTAAGGTTGCTTGTGACCTAACTCCCAGGCTCTCAAATGCTAATGGAGTAACTTTCATCTTTTCACAATTATAATCTTATGCTACTAATGTCTAATATTGCTTCTCTTAATCTTCTCTTGAATTCTTCTAAATCTTGATATGCTAATCTAAGTCCATAATTTGTGTTTTTCTTTTCCATGTATTTTCCTACCCCATATAATGTTAAGCCAGATATTGTAGTTAGATGGAAGGGATCATCAAGTCCAAAAGCTATAAACTTTCCCACAGCTTGTAACGTTTTTCCTTTTGGTTCATAATCACCTAAAATTTCTTTCATATAAAATAAATTTTGTTTTACTAGATATAAGAAGTATGGGAATATAATATGGTATTTGCTTGTCGAAAACTATTTGAGTATTATACGATAAAAATCTCTTCTTTCTGTAAATTATTCATTACAACAGCCTTACTATTGACATAAACCATATCCTCTATTCTAATACCAAATTTCTCCGGAAGATAAATTCCAGGTTCAATTGTAAATACCATATTTTTCTCAATCTTTCTCTTATAATTCGGTGCAATATAAGGTTCCTCATGAACATCAATCCCAATTCCATGCCCAGTTCTGTGTATGAAATATTTACCGAAACCATAGTTTGTTATAACTTGTCTTGCAACTTTATCTATCTCACAAGCTTGTACATTTTCTTTTATCATATCTTCTGCCTTTTGTTGTGCTTCCTTAACTATTTCAAAGATTTTTACTATTTCTTCAATAGGTTTTCCAATACTAACTACCCTAGTAGTATCAGTAGAATACCCCTTATATTTTATTCCAAAGTCAAAAATCAGTATATCTCCTTGTTTTATTTCTCTAGTGGTAGATCTTAAGTGTGGCATAGATGTATTAGGTCCAGAAGTTACTATTGGTTCGAAAGACGCACCATCAGCACCATTATTTAGGAATTCGTCCACTAGCATTTTAGCTATTTTCTTCTCATTCAAACCTGGCTTTATGTGATTTATTGTATTGAGAAATGATTTCTCAGCTATTCTAACTCCTTCCTTCATTATTTCAATTTCTTCATCTTGTTTAATTATTCGTAATTCCTTCATTATTTCATTTGCCTTAATAATTTGTGAAGGTGAAAAATTATTTATTATATCTATTGTAAATGAGGACCAAAGAGTGTCATCAATTGCAATACTTTTCCCCTTTTCAATATTTAGTTTCTTGTAAGGATTTTCATCATCAGAATAACTTACGACCGGTATGTTAAAATGAGATAATTGTTCTTCATAAAGTTTGGGAGCTAAAAAGTAAACGTTCCAACTATCTATTATAAGAAATAATGGTCTTTCCATTTGTTCTTCAGTAAATCCGGTTAAATAAAACATGTTACTACCAGGCCCAAGAATTACATAATCAATCATTCTCTCTTTCATTAGTTCTCTGAGTCTAGTTATCCTCTTCATATAGCTTTTTAAGCAAAAGCCCTATATAACTTCTGTGTCTTTAATACCACTAATTTATTCAGATGTTTATTTATTACATAGACCTAAATATACGCATTCAGAGAATCCAGATAGAATAAAACGTGCTCTGGAAGAGTTAAAAGATTATCCCAAAATTTCCCCACAAAAAGTATCTGAAGAAGAAGTTAAATTAATTCATGATGAAGATTACATTAACCTAGTTAAATCATCTAGCAAGAAGGAAAGTATGATTGATGCAGACACTTACACTAGCAAAGAAACATTTGATGTGGCACTCTACGCTCTAGGTGGGGCATTAAAAGCATTTGAGACTAATGGGTTTGCTTTGTTAAGACCACCAGGTCATCATGCTGGTAGGTTTGGAAAAGCATTTGGTGCCCCAACACTAGGTTTCTGTATTTTCAATAATATCGCTTTTCCCATAAGAAAATACGCCTTAACGAAGGTGTTAATTATCGATTTTGATGTGCATTATGGTAACGGAACTCAAGATATATTCTGGAACGATCCGGAGGTTGTACATATAGATATTCATCAAGATCCAAGAACTATATATCCTGGTACTGGATTCCCAGATATGATAGGAGGAAAAGATGCTGAAGGCACAAAGATTAATCTATTAATTCCACCGTTAGGAGGAGATGATTTATATGAAGAGTTAATACCTATCATACAATCTGTAATTGATGACTTTAAACCTAAAATAATAGCCTATTCTGCTGGTTTCGATGCTTTTGAGGGTGATGGGCTTGCTAGTGTAAGAGCTACTGAGTGGACATATTATAATATGGGTTTACTCTCAAATAGATTTGAAAGGAAATATGCAGTTCTAGAAGGTGGTTATGGTGTAGGTTTAATAAGAGGACTTAAGGCATTTATATACGGATTACAAGGAGAAAAGAAGGTATATCCTAAAAATACATCATCAGATGCTGTTAAGAGTAGATTCAGAAATTATCTATCTGAAGAAAAGAGGATATTAAGAGAATTCTGGAAAATTTAACAGGTATAATAGCATTTTAATGCTAAATTGTATGCAGCATTAAAGTCTCTATCTGCTTTGAATCCACATGCTGGACATACAAATAAAGGTCCTAAAACTTCTCCTTTTTTGAATCCACAGTTTGAGCAAATTTTACTTGTATTATAAGGATCAACTAACTTATACTTTATACCCCTAGAATATAATTGTTGTTCTAGTTCTATTTCAATATTTCTTAAAGTATTTCCAACCTTATTTTCAAATATTCTTAAATCTTCTAAAGCTACGATTTTAGGGTTTAACTCATCAATGAAATTTACTATATCGCTTATTACCTTTTTAACCTTATTTCTAATATTTTTTATTTCACTAACCCCTTGAGGATTTCCTAATATTTTAATCATTTCATCAGTGATCAGTTCTTTTCCCCAAAACCTAGTCTTCCATAGTTTTCCGTTTCTCAAAGCTACAATTGTAATTAAATGTCTCACTCCAATATCTACCCCCACAATAGATCGAGGTTTTTCATATGCTAAGTAAACCTTAATGTTGTTTGTAAAATCGATAACCGCGTATAGTGGTATCTCTTCTCTTTCACTTTTTACTATTGCATTTATTCCTTTTAATCTATAGGGATTATTACCTACTATTTCTATTGGTCCATATTTCACTTCATTAGAATTTAATGCTAAATAGTACAATTCTTTTGGTATATTATGTGGTGGTGGTCCTACATCTTGTCCTTTCATTTTCAAAATTTTCGAATATTGCCTTATAAATTGGACTTCCTTGTATAATTCCCTCAATGTTCCGTAATCTATAATTTTAGCTTCAACTAATTCCTCGTTCATAAATATAAATTTGATTATCTATTTAAATGTTTTAGCCAGATATTTCATTAATTGAGCTAAAACTTAATTCTTCAACATTCTTACCTAAATAGTATCCAACAGTAGATGAAAATATATAGTTTTCATATCTATAAAGTTTATAATATTCTTCAATTTCTTTCATTCTATTTTTATTATAATAATATCCAACAAATATTCTAGGACCTTCTTGGTTATTAAAAGTTAGTAATGCAGAATTAAGACTAGAGGCGTACTGAGAAAGAGTACTTAACGTCTCCAAATAAGCAGTTTTAAAATCATTCTTCAAGGAATAATTTTTTATTATTTCTAGGAAAAACAAATAACTATCAGTTGAAGGGTAGTTAGGCTCAGAAAATGCCTTTCTATTTATAGAACCATTATGAGCGAAATATAAATCATGTGTGGATAATCTATAATAGTAGGGATGATTATGCCTTACACCTAAAAGGAAGTTTTTCCCTGCTTTCCTAGCATGAAATATAGCATATATCTCATCTCCCTTAAGCAAACTTAAGTAATCAAAAAATAGAGGATCTTCATAAATAGGCTCATTAGTCTTGTAATAAAGTACTTTCCACTTACCATTTTTTGAAATAAGTGCTATAAATCCCCAGCCATCTGAATGTGAACCATATTTGAAATATACGTCATTCTTGCTGGCACTTAGAAAAGCTTTCAAAACTTCAAAATTTGGCTCTCCTTTTGCTTTAAAAGCAAGAATTCTACACATCTACCATCATACCATCATGAGCTATAATATAACCCTTTGCTATTTCTTTAACTTGATTTTCTATTTGGGCTGGAATATGTGTTATAATTAATTTATTGCGATCATACATCTCTATGAGTTGCTTCACTGAAGTATGTCCATATTGCCTACAATCATCTATACAACTACCTTCATGTATAATAAGGTCTGCATCTTTTGCTTCATCTAATACAGTTTCGCAAGGTTCCAAAGTATCTCCAGTGTAAATAATCTTCTTTTCACCATCTGTTATTATATAAGAAACAGCATAAATACTATGGCATGCTTCAACGGAATATATCTCTAGATCACTAATTTTAGCTTTTGGAAGTTCATTCTCTATTGTATTTGCTGAAATGTTATTGCCACTTTTAACATATGAATCTAAGACTTTAAGAATTCCTGGTGGCGAATAAACTTGTATTTCTTTCATTCTTAATATTTTTCTTTGAACTAAATGGTCAAATAATCCATTTATATGATCTATATGAAGATGTGTAATGAATATTGCTTCGAAATCTAAGAGGTTCAAATCCTCAATCTTAAAATTCGCTCCAGTGCCTAAATCTAGTAATACAGAAGTTCCTTCATTACTTTTAATATATATAGAAGATTTTACCCTCTTTGAACCATAAGTTGCCCCGGCTCCAGTACCTATAAATATAATCTTCACAGATCATCCCTCTCATTAATATCAACTAGGTCGTCACAACAAAGACCTATACACTCGTGTCCTTCTGCTTCTTTTTCTTCCTTATTATTAATTCTCATTTTCTTCTTCAATTAAATCCTTCACCTCTTCATATTTAGGTCCTAAAGCTCCAATAATTGTAGTTGAATATGAAGCTAATTTATTTGCTATTCTTACAGCTGTTCTAAGATCATAATTTTTCTCTAGATACACAGCAAGTGCTGCATTAAACACGTCTCCTGCACCAGTAGTGTCAATAGGATTTACTTTTATAGTAGGTACTAAAATTTTTTCATGCTTGGTTGCTATTAATGCACCTCTTTCTCCCAGTGTAATTATAACTGCTTTTTTTACTTTCTTTAGCAATAATTGAATCCCAGATTCAATATCATCAGTATTTGTGAGCTCCTTAAATTCTATTTCATTAGGAGTTAAAATATCAACATAATCCAAAATCGAGAAATCCTTAAGTATTGCTGGTGCAGGATTTAAGATTCTTATTCCATTAAATTCCTTAAGTGCTTTCTTCACAACTCTTTCCTCTATCTCAAGTTGGGTAAGCAAAATATTTCCAGATAACGCATTATCTATATCCTCTTCATTTAAAAGGGCATTGGCACCCCTATTTACAACTATCATATTTTCTCCCCTTGAATTCACAATTATGTATGCTGAACCGGTTACACTATTTTTTATTTTTACATATGCTGTATCAATTCCTTCATCTTCCCAAAATCTTATTGCATTTTTCCCAAATTCATCATTACCTACTGCAGCTATTATTCTAACTTTTGACCTAAGCCTTGATGCAGATACTGCTTGATTTGATCCTTTTCCCCCATGATTTATATAGATTTCTTTTGCAAACACAGTTTCTCCTTCATTTGGAAATTCTTCTACTTTAAGAATAAAATCTACATTATAACTTCCCACAACGGTAATCATAACTCTTTAATCCTCCTAAGTTTTTGTAAAATCTCATCTATTGAGTTACCTACTAAATAAACTCCTCCATCAAGCATTACAATATCACTATCTAAGCCACTCTCAGATATTTTTAACAATCCTTTTTCTGAAGCATTAAGAACTTTTCTAGTTAAAGCAATAGAAATACAAACTCTTTTATTAATCTTTTTTATCTTTGTGCTTATATCATTTTCTATATTAATTAAAATAGGCCCATCCAATTTTATCTTATTTAGATATTTTATTATTCCTCCAGCTAACGTAGCGACATCTCCATAATCGGTTAAAAATGCAACATTGCTTTTAGTATTATCTTCAATCACTTGTAAAAGTAATGATGGATCTTTCTCAAATTCCCACAACAATCTTTCAAGTTCTTCTCTTGCGAATTCCCTTTGTAATATTCTGTCTATTGGTGCAAAAGGATCCACTGGACCATGACCTTGGCCTAAATCTAAGGAGTATTTTATACTTATTGTAACATATTCTTTAGCTTTTATCAACGCATCTTCTAGTTTTTCTCCTTTAGCCAAATATGCTGTTAAAGAAGCAGAAAATACATCACCACTTCCATGTGTATTTTTTGTGTTTATAGATTCTCCCTCTAATTCTAACTCTTTTCCATCTACTATTGCAAAATCAAATCCACCAACATGACTTCCTCCTTTTACTATTACATTCACATTGAACATTTCATAAAGTTTCCTAGTTGCTTCTATGAGTGTTTTCTTATCAGTTATTTTTATTCCAGACAATTTTTCAGCTTCAAATTTATTTGGAGTAATTATTAGTGAGTGCTTAATAAGCTTCTTTAATGCATCAATAGTATCCTCAGTAACTAGAGGTGCACCAGACTTAGCTATCATAACTGGATCTAGCACTAGAGATATGTTATATTGTATGACTTTATTCATGACAGCATTAATTACCTTACTAGAAGCTAACATTCCAGTTTTTGCATATTTTGGTTTTAAATCTACCATTACCGCATCAAATTGTGCCTCAATAAATTCAGGTGGAACTTCTAAAACATTGGTAACAGAAAAAGTATTTTGTGCTGTTAACCCTGTTACAATAACAGTTCCAAAGACACCTAAACTAGTAAAAGTTTTAAGATCTGCTTGAAGCCCTGCACCACCACCCGAATCACTACCAGCTATTGTCATTGCTACTGGTCTAATCATGAGATAAGAATAAGAATAAAAGAATATTTGTTTTTATTTATTTCTCTTGTAGGGGCATACAGAGGAATAGACGCAATAACCACACTCCCAAGGATATCTAGGTACTTTAGTTCTCTTTAGCGTCTCTTCGGCTAGTCTAATTACTCCTACCTCGTCTGCTGGTTCATTTACTTCATATTCAGTTACTCTGTCTGGAGTTATATACACTAGTAAACCCTTCTTTATTCCAGTCATCCAAAGGTAAATTTGTAATTGAACTTTATGATGCTCATGTGGTAATCCCTTATCAGCTCTAGCACTTTTTATTTCAATTACTACCTTTTCTCCGTCAATTTCTGCTATTGCGTCAATTCTTCCTTTTATTTTCACTTGCTTATTGTTTACTGGAATTTCTCTTTCTATCTCAACCTCAACTTGAGAATTACTAAAGTTATTTTTAATGAAGTTCTCTAATCCCTCATGTACCATATCGCCTAAAATTGTAGAGGGTGTGAAGACCTCTGAAATTGCTAATTCTTTATACGTTTTTTCATACTGAATTTTCAAGGGGCATCGTATTAAGTCTGTGACGTAAAGTGTATTATCATCTTTCGTATGCGTTAAGTAATCTTCCAATTTCTTTTTGAAAATTCTTTCCACTAGCATGTCTTTCATCTCCCTATCTCTGTGAAAACCTTTCCACTTCTTTCTGTTTTAACCCATATTCTAGGTCTTCTAGTAATTTCTAAAAGCAAAGCTGTTATATTAAGTAAAACTACGAAATTCATGTATACTAGTGATAATATTGAGTAGGGAAATTCTATTAAGTGTTTCTTTGAAATAGTTAAAGCAGTGATGAAGCTTACAAATGAGGCAGCAGATACAAATGCTGTTGCAACTATAAATAAGGAAGTCGGATAAATTAGAATTAGTGAGTAATTAACTAAGTTTAATACCATGAAAATGGGAGTTAAAACTATAAGAGCACCATCTATTATTCTCAGATCTATCTTACTTCCCCTTAATTTTAGATTAACCTCAAAGTGTCCTCTGTACCATCTTAATCTCTGTTTTATTAGCCATCTTAAACTTATTGGTACTTCTCTCCATGCCATAATAGAGGGCACATAAACTATTTTATAACCTTTTGATACTAATCTTATACTTAAGTCTAAATCTTCAGTCAAGCTGTATTCATTCCATCCTCCTACTTCTTGTACGAGTGATTTTCTTACAAATGTACATGTTCCCTCAAGTGGTACAAATAATCCTAATCTTGCTCTTCCAGCTATAGAATACTCATAATATAACTCTTCAAGACTAGCAAATCTAGTAATTATATTTTCTCTAACGTTAATAGGTATTAACTTTCCTTGTACTCCAGCTATTTGTGGGTCACTAAACACTGAAGAAGCATAACTTAGTACATCTAATCTTGGAACAGTATCTGCGTCAAATATTCCAATGATCTCATGCTTAGCTACTTTCATGGCATAATTTAGAGCCCTACTTTTACCGTTTGGAACATTTGATGGAGTTAGTTTTACACAATGAACTAGATTATCATAAAGGTTTTCGTATTGCTTGCAAACTTGATATGTGTTATCTGTTGAACCATCTTCAACAACAATTATTTCATATTTTGATTTATCATATTCTTGGTTTACCATCCTATCTAATAGTCTCCCTAATACTTTTTCTTCGTTTTTAGCTGGTATAATTATAGAAAAAGTCTTATCTGAGAAATCTTTGGTTTCAATTTTGTTCCATGTAATTCCGTAAATCGCTAAGAACGAATTGTAAACACTCCAAGATGATACTAAAATACTTATGAATGCTATTATTTCATCTAACATTATGTAAAAATAGATACTCTTTTTTAAATTTCTTTTCTAAAGAGATTAAACCCTATCCCACGCTGATTTTAATATTTTAACTCCTTTTTTAATTTCGTCCTCGGTAGCAACGGATATACTTAGCCTAGCCATAGTATCCCCTCCCCTTAAAAAGAAAGGCTTAGCTGGAACAAAGCTTAATCCCATTTTTATAGCCTCATTGAAGACTTTCCAACTATCTTTCTTTAAGTCAAGAAGTAAGAAAAATCCACAAGATGGTCTATTAAAATCAGTAAATCCAGTATCTAATAGAGAATCTGTTAAAATTTTCATCTTATTAGCATAATGCTCATATAGATAATTCATTCTATTTTTTACTATTCCTTTTTTCAACAATCTGGCCACTACGTATTGATTTATAGTTGAAGTAGAGAAATCCATTTGTTCGATAAGAGATATTTTTTCTGCAATTTCTTCATTTGCTAGTATAAAGCCTATTCTTAATCCAGGTGCAATAATTTTGCTAAAAGAACTTATGTAAATTACTCTTCCATTTTTATCAAAATATTTTATAGGTTTAGGGGTCTCTCCAGCTATAGGTTTATATGGATCATCTTCTAGTATATAGAAATCATAACTATCTGCAAGTTCAACTAACCTTTTCCTTCTATCTTCACATAAGTTAACTCCCGCTGGATTATGACAATTAGGTATTACATAAAGTAATTTAATTTTTACAATTTTCAGCACTTTCTCCAATTCATCAACAATAATTCCTTTTGAATCAAGACCTATAGGAAGAACAACATTACTTCTTAACTTTAATGGTGTAAAAGTTTCTATGAATGTAGGGTTTTCAACAGCTATAGTATCATTTTCTAGAAAATATTTAGATAAAAGCTCAATAGCGTGCTGAGCACCACTTGTTACTACAATTCTGTTTCCATTCAAAGATAAATTAAGATTAGGTATATAGTTCTCTATTTCCTTTATAAGTTCCTCTTGCCCTCCTGCACCAGGATAGAAAAATACTTTGCTACCATATTCTTCAATAATTTCATTATAAGCCTCTTTTATTTCTTTAATAGGCATAACTTTAGGATCTGGCGTGCCGCTGGCAAGATTTATCTCGACTTTTTTTGCAATTTGCGAGGCTAATTCTACTGGAGAAATTTCTATTTCCCTACCTATCCGAGAGACCATTTTCCTCCTATATCAATCTCACTTCCTATCCCATATTTCTTTGCTTTCTCATAAAGTAACTTGAGTATTGCTACATCCTCAAGTCCTATTCCCATGGATTTGAAAACTGTTATCTCATCTTCACTATTCCGTCTTACTTTTCCAGCAATAATTTCAGATATAGGTTTTACTTTATTCCAATCTAACATATTCATCTTTTCAGCCATTATTAGATCTCCAGCTTCCTCCTTTGCTTGCTCTAAATCTTCAACAGCAATAATTGATGCATTTTTTAAAACCTCTGGATATAACTCAACTCTTTCAGGTAAGTTAGAGCCTAAAGCGTTTATATGTGTTCCCTTATTTAAGAATTCGTACTTAATAAAAGGGTCTTTTGAGTTAGTGACTGTTACTATAACATCAGCATTGCAAACATCCTTGTAATCTTTTGCTTTTTCCACTTTTATTCCTTCTTGAATAATTTTCCTAGCTTCTTCTTCTAGTTTTTCTTTACTAAAGACTTTTATTTTTACTCCTGGTTTCAATTCATAATAAGCTTTCACCTGATATTTTCCTTGTTTTCCAAGACCTATAATTCCGACAACAGAATAGCTAGATTTTGCAAGAAAATCCGAGGCTAATACTGAAATTGCTCCAGTTCTAATTCTCGTTATTAGATCTGACTCAGCTAAAAGTACTGGTTCTCCATTATCATCAAAGAGCATTGAGAAAAAAGTACCCTTAATAAATACTTTAAATCCTAAGTAGTGATCTAACCCTCCAGCTTGATAGGTCAAAACACTTCCATGAAATGAAGTTCTTACTCTTTTTGTATTAGTGGCTAGTTTTTGATAAAGTAATATAAAAGAGTTTTTTAATGCATCATATGCATCTTTAAAATTTAATATTTTCAGCACTTCATGTTCCCTTAATAGAAGCACCAATGCTATCAATATCTCTTATGCCCTAGAGTTTAAAAGCAAATATTTACATAAGCTAAAGAATATGGAGCTGACACCCCGTCTTCAAGATATAATTTCTATTTTAAAAGAAAAGAAAGAAATTAACATAAAAGACCTAGCACTAGAATTAAAGATCTCTCCTAAAACAGCAAAGGGTTATGCCAGAGAACTCTATCGTTTAGGGTTTGTAGAATTAGATAATGATAATATTAAACTGAAAAACTCTCAACCAGTCTCAAGTGATGAGTTAAAGAAAATATTAGATGCCCATGAAGCCGAAATTACAAATTTGAAAAAAGAAATAGAATTATTGAAGGAAGAATTAGCTAAAATAAAAAAATCAAGAAGTAAATCCTAATGATAGTTTTAAAACATATACAAACCAATTAAGAATTTTTTCACTTCCTAACTTACTTTTTCCCTTACTTCTATCCCTAAAGGTTATAGGTACTTCAACTATCCTTAATCCAGCCCTCTTAACCTTATACACCGCACATATTTGAAACTCATATCCATCTGCATTTTTACAATCTTTAACTACTTCGATAGCATTCCTAGAATAAACCCTATACCCAGAAGTATTATCTTTAACATCGATTCTAAGTAGGGTCTTAGCTAACATATTTGCTCCTTTGCTAATAATTCTTCTCTTTAAGGGCCAGTTTTCAATTTTCCCACCTTCTATATATCTAGAACCTATAATCAAATCAGCTTTTGTTGCTTCTTCAAACATTTTAGGCAAATAAATAGGATCATGACTTAAGTCAGCATCCATGGTTGCTAAGTATTCAAATCCTAATTCTAATCCTTTAAGTAGTCCAAACCTTAATGCACTGCCAAGACCCTTCTCACCTTTTCTTACAAAAACTATAGCATCCAACTTTCTAGCTATTTCTGCGGTACTATCTTCACTATCATCGTCTACTATAATGATTTTTGCATCTGGTAAATATTGCCTAATTCGTGGTATGAGTTCTTTTATATTTTCCGCCTCATTATACGTTGGAACTAGAACCCCTCTCATTACACATTTCCCATATTTTGTCATTAAGATAATGTAAATTTATTCCAAACTTCCCTTTTTTCTCATTTAAAGCTTTTTCTTTATCCATAAGAACTTTTATAATTGCTATAGGAATATTTGTCTTAGTCTTTACCAAAACAATGTCACCTTCTTTGCAATTACAGTTATACTCAACAATACCGGGTACAAAAAGATCAGCACCATTTATAATATGCTTTACTGCACCTTCGTCAACTGTTACAGAAGGTAACTGTAAATTATATTTTCTTATAAAACAAAGTGTAGGAATTAGTTCTTCTGAAAAAAACGAGAGTAAACCATTAACAAAGTAGTATACTTGCTTTTTCTCCTTTCCAATTTCAATTTTTCCTTCAATGTCAATTCCGTATTTATTTTTTATTTCAGAGATTAGTTTTTTACTATCCTTTTCAGATAAAAAGTGTCTCTGCATCAACTAACCAACTCCTCAAATCTAACTGGCATTTTAGTTATTCTCTTTTTAATACATTGTTCTACAGCATTTATTATTGTCGGTGTAGCTGCTATTGCACCCGCTTCACCAATTCCTTTGCTCCCCGTAGGATGAGGAGATTTTCCTAGAATTTCATATTGCCAATCTATCTTCTCGGGTATTTCTACTGCTGTAGGTATAGAGTAGTCTTGAAAATTAGTAGTTAATAA
It encodes the following:
- the cas4 gene encoding CRISPR-associated protein Cas4; translation: MKDMLVERIFKKKLEDYLTHTKDDNTLYVTDLIRCPLKIQYEKTYKELAISEVFTPSTILGDMVHEGLENFIKNNFSNSQVEVEIEREIPVNNKQVKIKGRIDAIAEIDGEKVVIEIKSARADKGLPHEHHKVQLQIYLWMTGIKKGLLVYITPDRVTEYEVNEPADEVGVIRLAEETLKRTKVPRYPWECGYCVYSSVCPYKRNK
- a CDS encoding glycosyltransferase, which gives rise to MLDEIIAFISILVSSWSVYNSFLAIYGITWNKIETKDFSDKTFSIIIPAKNEEKVLGRLLDRMVNQEYDKSKYEIIVVEDGSTDNTYQVCKQYENLYDNLVHCVKLTPSNVPNGKSRALNYAMKVAKHEIIGIFDADTVPRLDVLSYASSVFSDPQIAGVQGKLIPINVRENIITRFASLEELYYEYSIAGRARLGLFVPLEGTCTFVRKSLVQEVGGWNEYSLTEDLDLSIRLVSKGYKIVYVPSIMAWREVPISLRWLIKQRLRWYRGHFEVNLKLRGSKIDLRIIDGALIVLTPIFMVLNLVNYSLILIYPTSLFIVATAFVSAASFVSFITALTISKKHLIEFPYSILSLVYMNFVVLLNITALLLEITRRPRIWVKTERSGKVFTEIGR
- a CDS encoding PLP-dependent aminotransferase family protein is translated as MVSRIGREIEISPVELASQIAKKVEINLASGTPDPKVMPIKEIKEAYNEIIEEYGSKVFFYPGAGGQEELIKEIENYIPNLNLSLNGNRIVVTSGAQHAIELLSKYFLENDTIAVENPTFIETFTPLKLRSNVVLPIGLDSKGIIVDELEKVLKIVKIKLLYVIPNCHNPAGVNLCEDRRKRLVELADSYDFYILEDDPYKPIAGETPKPIKYFDKNGRVIYISSFSKIIAPGLRIGFILANEEIAEKISLIEQMDFSTSTINQYVVARLLKKGIVKNRMNYLYEHYANKMKILTDSLLDTGFTDFNRPSCGFFLLLDLKKDSWKVFNEAIKMGLSFVPAKPFFLRGGDTMARLSISVATEDEIKKGVKILKSAWDRV
- a CDS encoding ornithine cyclodeaminase family protein — translated: MLKILNFKDAYDALKNSFILLYQKLATNTKRVRTSFHGSVLTYQAGGLDHYLGFKVFIKGTFFSMLFDDNGEPVLLAESDLITRIRTGAISVLASDFLAKSSYSVVGIIGLGKQGKYQVKAYYELKPGVKIKVFSKEKLEEEARKIIQEGIKVEKAKDYKDVCNADVIVTVTNSKDPFIKYEFLNKGTHINALGSNLPERVELYPEVLKNASIIAVEDLEQAKEEAGDLIMAEKMNMLDWNKVKPISEIIAGKVRRNSEDEITVFKSMGIGLEDVAILKLLYEKAKKYGIGSEIDIGGKWSLG
- a CDS encoding winged helix-turn-helix transcriptional regulator, with translation MELTPRLQDIISILKEKKEINIKDLALELKISPKTAKGYARELYRLGFVELDNDNIKLKNSQPVSSDELKKILDAHEAEITNLKKEIELLKEELAKIKKSRSKS
- a CDS encoding polyprenol monophosphomannose synthase translates to MRGVLVPTYNEAENIKELIPRIRQYLPDAKIIIVDDDSEDSTAEIARKLDAIVFVRKGEKGLGSALRFGLLKGLELGFEYLATMDADLSHDPIYLPKMFEEATKADLIIGSRYIEGGKIENWPLKRRIISKGANMLAKTLLRIDVKDNTSGYRVYSRNAIEVVKDCKNADGYEFQICAVYKVKRAGLRIVEVPITFRDRSKGKSKLGSEKILNWFVYVLKLSLGFTS
- a CDS encoding RNA-binding protein, with protein sequence MQRHFLSEKDSKKLISEIKNKYGIDIEGKIEIGKEKKQVYYFVNGLLSFFSEELIPTLCFIRKYNLQLPSVTVDEGAVKHIINGADLFVPGIVEYNCNCKEGDIVLVKTKTNIPIAIIKVLMDKEKALNEKKGKFGINLHYLNDKIWEMCNERGSSSNV